The following nucleotide sequence is from Brachyspira suanatina.
TCAAGTTTTTTATTTATTAATACTGCATGTTCTAAAAAAACAGAAAAAAACACAAATATCCCTGAAGACCTATACGGTCAATATTTTATGTCAGCTGATGAAACATATATGAAATCGTTTCTTATAATTGTAGGTTATGATGGTATAGAAATTAACTATCCTAATGATGAATCTACAATAGAAGTTGTGAAAAAGTGCGTGGATATTGTAATGGAAAGCGATAGAGCTATAAAAGGTGATATAGGAAATAGTAAATTATCAAAAGTAGCAGATAATCATTATAAAACTATATCTAAAAATGATGCTCACTTAGAATTTAAATTTACTAGTGAAGGACTTGAAATGTCTGTTTATGATGGAACACAGCAAGTTAACTCAATTAGTCTTAGTAAATTAGGAAAATAATATTTTAAGTGAATAAAATTATAATTAGATACAATAAGTTAGTTGTATAAAAAATCGTATTTTAAAATTTTATTTACTTTATTAATTTTTTAATAATGGATTTATATGCATATCGCAAAAAAATAATAAAATGCGAGTATAAAAATAAAAAATAATTTTTAAAGCAATAAACGAACAGCTCTCAACTTTAGTTGTCATACCATATAGAGCGAGTTTATTGCTAGCAAAAATAGGAGGATTTATGGATATTGAACTTATCCTTATTATTGTATGTTTTTTTCTATTTGTAGTTGCACCTTTGGCAATTTATTTTAATATTGACAAAATTCTGCCAGGTCCAAAGAAATGGTATTCTAAAAATAAAATATGGTTAAATGAAAAAAAATTATTTATGCTTAAAGATAAAATAAATAATATATATATTAATTGTTATAAAATTGAATATGATGAACATTATGATTCATACCGAAGATACTATCGCAAGTTGGAAATTGTATCTCCTTCATTAGAGTTTGATCTGTATGCACATGAATATTTTGACTCATTTTCAGGGCAAATGTTTCTACAGTATGGAGATAAATTAATGATTCGTGAAACTAGTCCATTATATATAAATAAAATGATGGTTTACCAAAATTATGATGTTAAATATTTTAACGAAATATATTCCAAACAAAATTATTCAACTATACGAAAAAGAGATAAATTTTGGTCAAAAGAAGAAGTAAGAGACAAATTGACAGCTATAACATTCAGAAAAGAATTAGATTATGAAAGAACATCTAAAATTGAATATACTATGGATATTGAAGATAAAAGAATAGAAGGAGTTTTTGAAATTATAAAGCCTGAAGTAGAAATAAAACAATTTTATCTTCCGATTGAACAGACAGATTCCTATAATACAGTTTGGTCTGACTTGAATAATATGATGACTAATTATTTATTTAATTTCAATTATCCTTTTATTAAAGGAAAAGAAAAAATAAATATGGCTATCAGCGGAGCTTATAATTTTGATGAAAAATTCAAACAAGAAAAAGGAAAAGAGCTTGAAGAGAAATTGAAGCATAAAAATGATCTTTTAGAAGATAAATTCTGTATTGATGATAAAACTTGTGTTGCATATTATAATAAAATTAGTAACTTTAGATGCCTTGATATATTATACTATGATGATGAAGTAATATGTGTATACAAAAGAACTGTAGAAGTAGATTCAGCTAAAGGAATTATATTAAAGAATCATTCTCTTATATTTGAATTGGAGAGCGAAAGAAGTATAAGTTCTTATTTGAGAGATTTAGTTGTTGATAGTAAAGAGTTATTATTTAAATATGAACTCACTGATAATTTTTATAAAAATATAGATAATGTAATATTTCTTTTAACAGATACAGGAATTATGGTAATGCCTGAATACCCTAATCTAGATATTAATGACTCTGCATATGAATATGAAGAAATTGCGGAAAGAGTATTTATCCCTACAGAGCATTTAAAAAATTATCTAAATGAAAGTCATTATTTATTTAATTTTTTTAATAGGAGATAATTGCTTTGATAATTAATTTTTATATACTGAAACAATTATTTTTGTAAATTTATATATTTTTATAGGTATATTATCAACTTTTTTGTCGCACAAAAAAGTTGCAAAAAACGCAAGTACTTTAACTCTATATGTAGAGAATATATATTAAATGTAGTATAAATACACTGAAATTCAGGTTACACATTGCCGCAGTCACACATAGCAGTAAGTTCACTCACTAGCTTATATATGGCAGCGGCGAGCATAGCAATAATCGGAGTTATTTATGATATCATTTGGAATATTGGAACCATTAAGACTTTTTCTTATTAGTGACTATTTCTGGCCTATTATTTTTGGAGTACCTATAATTTTGCTAGCTGTAATTTTTATGCTTGAGAAGAGAGCAAAAAAATGGTATGCTAAAAATAAAATATTGGTATATGAAAAAAGTTTTTTCATGCTGAAAGATAGAGTAAATAATATATATATTAATTGCTATAAATATAAAGATAATAACTATGATGAATGGTACAGAAAACATCGAGGTAAAGTAAAGTATTTAATTAAAGTAAAATTTGATAATTTCGCACGTGAATATTTTTCTTCTTTTACAGGTCAAATGTTTATAAATAACGAAAATAAATTAATGATTCGTGAAACTAATGAATTAAATAATAATGAAATTAATGTTTACCGTGATTATGATTTGGGTTATTTTGAAAAACTAAAGGAAAAGCAATTTAAATTCTATATTCCTTATGAAACATACTGGAAAGAACCGCATAAATTTTCTAATTGGAGTTCAAAAGAAAAGAATAGAGAAATTTTATTAAAGATAAAATTCAAAAGAGAATTCGATTATGAAATAACATCAGAAATTGAATATACTATGGATATTGAAGGCGGAAAAGTAGAAGGAGTTTTTGAAGTTATTAGAAAGCCTGAAATGGAAATAAGAGAGTTTTATATTCCAGTAGAACAGACTACTTTTACTAATGATAAATATTCAGCTTACCTTGGTATGGATGAAGTTAGAAAAATGCTTACTAATTATTTATTTAATTTCAATTATCCTTTTATTAGAGGAAAAGAAAAAATAAATTCGGCCATCAGCGGAGCTTACAATTTTGATGAAAATTTTAAAGAAGCAAAGGGAAGAGAACTTGAAAAAGAATTAAAAAATAAAGAGCTTATTATAGAAAAATTCCATCATTATGATCAAAACAAAGCCTATTATGCAGATAAAATTGGTATTATATATTATAAGAAACTTAAAGACTTTAGATGCTTTGATATATTATACTATGATAATGAATTAATATGTATATATAAAAGAACTGTAAAAGCAGATGAAAGAAGAGATGAAGCTGCAGTAAAGAACCATTCTTTTATATTTGAATTAAACGGAGAAAAAAGTATAAGTTCTTATTTAAGAGATTTAGTTACTGATAGTAAAGAATTATTATCTAAATATGTAGTTCCTGACTATTTTTATGACAATATATATAGTTTAATATTTTTTTTAACAGATACGGGAATTGTAGTAATGCCTGAATATACTAATCTAATTCTTAATGATGAGGACTATGACTTGGAAAATACAAATGAAAAAATTGCAAGTAGAATATTTATTTCTTCAGCTGATTTAAAAAATTATTTAAATAGAAGTCATTCTTTATTTAATTTTTTTGATAGGCAATAATTGTTTTTATAATTAATTTTTATATAATATGGAGTGTATACTGTAGAACATAAAATTTGAATATATAGCTAAACAACTATATTTGGTCAAAAATTGTTTTATTATTTGTGGGGACTAGCCCCAACACCCCCAGTTCTTTTACCGACGCTCTGCGTGCCGTAGGCAAGGTACCTTTCGGTATTGGTATAAAAGAACCAAAAGAACTGCATTTTAGTATAAATTTAGGATATATCCTATATTTAATAAGTATTTTTAAAATATAAAGTTCTAGTAATTGCGTTTTTTGCTACTTTTTTGTGCGTCAAAAAAGTAGATAAAATTTACATAAAGTACATCAGTTTACAAAGTTAAAAATTTTCAGTATTATAAATAAAAAATTAGTGATTTTATTTATTAGTTTATATTGCGTACTAAGTAGGCACACTTCGTGTGGGTGAACATAACAATAATAGGAGAACGTGAAAACAATGAAAAATTTAATAACTAAATTTATGGATAAGGATATAATAATTTTGTTAGCAGTAGTAATTTTAGTAGCCGCTGTCATAATAATTATTAATATACCTAAAAATAAGGCTAAGAAAAACCCTGTAAGATTCTATAAAAATAATTTTTTCATGCTTAAAGACAAAGTTAACAATATATATGTTTATGCTTATGAACACAAAAAAAATGATAGTCATAATGATTTATACTTTGATAGAGATAATGTATTTCCATATCTAGGAAGAGTATATATAAATAATGATAATGGCTTTATTATAAATGATGTTTACTTTTCATCTGAAAGAATAGGAGTTGATAATTATTATAATAAAGATAATCCAATTTTAATTAATAAACACTCATCAGAGGGTAGTAGATCTTCTAGATATGATGCTGAAACTTTTGCTGAAATAAAATTCAAAACAAAATTAAATGATACATCAAAATCAGAAATTGAGTATGTTATTGAGTTTAAGCCTTATGACAGTATTGTTGACTATGTTGGCGATAATATTAAAAAAACTTTAAGAGAGCCTGTAAAAATAGAAGGAACTTTTGAAATTATAAGAGAAGATGAAGCAGAAATAATAAGACTGCATAATACAGACATATTGGGTTTGTATAATGATAAAAGTATTTTATTCAGTTCTGAGAGAATATTCTCTCTCAATGTATTTAATTTTGATTATCTTTTTATAAATGGAAAAGAAAAAATAAATTCATATATTAATGGAGTTAGAGAGTTTTCAGAGGAGTTTTTGAAAGATAAAATAAATGAAAATAAGGATATAGTAGAATTGTATCTAAAAGAATCTAAAAAAAGACATTGGAAATCATTAATGGATGAGAGTATATTAAATTATATTGACAATTATGCTGATTATTATAATGAACTTAAAGAGTTTAAAAGTTTTAATATATTATACTATGATGATAAAACAATATCTTTATATAAAAGAGTTTCAAAGCTGGAAGATTTGCAGCTTGCTGAAATAGATAATATGTTTATGACATTTGAGTTGAGCAGTCAAAAATTAATAAGCCCTTATCTTAAAGATTTAGTAAATGATGCTGAAAAATTACTAAAAGAATACAATGCTCCTAGTGATTTTTATTCTAATATAGATAATTTAATTTTTGGTGTAACAGATTCATTTATTATAATAATGAAAGAAAAAGGATACGGAAAAATATTTATTGATAATAAGAATGTGAAAGAGTATATAAATAAAGAGCATTATTTGGCTTATTTGTTTAATTAATTTTTATATAAAAATTTTAGTTTTTCAAATTTTACTATTTGCATTGACTATTAAATTATAAATGAAAAATAATTTTTGGAGTTAAATAAATATTATGAAAGAATTATTATATAGTATTCTCTATAACGAATATTTTGTTTTGATTATTTCTATTATTATTGTAGTTATTATTTTTAAATTATTAATGAAAAATAAATACCGTCCTTATTTTGAAATAAAGGATATAACTTTTACTATACTTAAAGATAATATTAATAATATATACATTTATTGCAATAAATTTGAAAATATAGATGATGGTATTCATTATTTGTATAGAGGAAAAATTTTTATAAATAATGATGATTTATTTGGTATTTATGAAATTAGAGGAAACAGCAGTAAAATAGAAGTTTTTGATTATTATACTGAAGAAGAATTTATAAGATCTAAAATAAAAAATATTGCTGAAATCAATTTCAAAAATAATAATATTTCAAAATATGTTATGGAGCTTAATTTCAAAAAAATAGAAGGAGTTTTTGAATTAATAAATGAACCTAAAATAAATATAAAAAAATTTAATATATACAAATTTGGATATTTAAAAAACTATGGAGAATTAAGCGTAATTCTTAGTTATTTATTCAATTTTTATTATGCATTTATAGACAATAAAGAAAAAATAAATTTTGATATTAATGGCGAATCTAGTTTTTCAAAAGATTTTCAGTATAAAAAAGAAAATGAACTTTCAGATGAAATTAATTCATTTTTGAAAAAAATTCCTGTTTATGAATTAAGAAAATATTTTATTAAAATTAAAGATTTATATGCTTTTAATATATTATACTTTGATGAAAAAACTATTTGTATGTACAAAAGACTTATAAAAACAGAAAATAGTAAAGAAATTATAATAAATAATGTTTTTCTAATTTATGATTTGAATAATCAAAAATTAGTTACTCCATATTTGAAAGACTTAGTAAATGATGCTGAAAAATTATTAAAAGAATACAATGCTACTAGTGATTTTTATTCTAATATAGATAATTTAATTTTTGGTATAACAGATTCATTTATTATAATAATGAAAGAAAAAGGATATGAAAAAATATTTATTGATTTTAATAATATAAAAGAGTATATAAATAAGGATAATTATTTGGCTTATTTATTTAATTGATTTTTAGTTTATAATAAATCAATTATGAGTAATAAATTAAAAATTATAATAAATATATTTGCTGTTATTATCATTGTTGCATCTGTCAATATTATTATTTCTTCTTTTTCAATGATGATATTTTATAATAAAAGTAATTTATTTTATATCATTGATATAATTGCTTTACTTTTTATAATAAACTCTGTAGTACTGCTTTATAAAAAGAATTATAAAGCATTTATTATAGGCTTTGTTTTGATATTATCATTTAGTTTTGTATTTACTGCTTGCAATTATGTTATATATGCATGGAAATCAGAAAAAGCTAAAATTGTAAAAAAAGATAAGGAAGTACATAATTCTTTGGATAGAGCATTAGCCAAAGAACGTTTTTTTAAAGCTGCTGAAAAAGGAGATATTGAAAGAATAAAGAAACTAATGGATTATGTTGATATTAATACTAAAGATGCTTATGGAATTAATGCCTTGATGCATGCCTTAATTTTTAATAATTTGGAATCTGTAGAATTCTTATTAGAAAATGGTGCCGATGTAAATTCAATCGATTATGAATATCAAACGCCTTTAATGTATGCAGTACAGAAAAATAATGCAGAAATTGTAAAGCTTTTAATTTATAAAGGTGCTGACATTAACTTTAAAGATGCTAGAAATAGAACTGCTTTAGATATAGCAAAATCAAAAGGTTATGATGATATAGCTGAGATTTTAGAGAATGCTAAAAAATATATAAAAAAGTGATATTATAAAAAATGTCATTATATAAATTCTTATTTAAGATTTTTATATAGATTTTATTTTTATAAATTAGAATATAGAAGAAGTATTTATTAAATAGAAAATTAAAAATAAAAATATCTCAGCTAATTAGTTATTATCAGCTGAGATATAATATTTTCAATAGTTCAATTTATTATTCAGTTACAACAGAGATAGTTTTCTTTCCGAATTTATTAGTATGGAACTTCACATAACCAGAAGCAGTAGCAAATATAGTATGATCGCGACCTATATCAACATTTCTTCCAGCATGGAATTGAGTACCGCGTTGTCTAACTATAATATTGCCAGATATAACTTTCTGACCGCCGTAAACTTTAACACCTAAACGTTTAGATTGACTATCGCGTCCGTTTTTAGAACTTCCGCCACCTTTCTTATGTGCCATTTTTATACTCCTCTTTATATTTTATAAAATCAGGATACTCTTTAATTAAAGATTTTATACCTATCAAATATCCATTACTAACTATTTTATATTCTATTTTTTTATCATTTTCAAGTTTATAAAAATTAACAACTTCTAAACTCAAAAATCCATCATTTATTTTGTACTTTAAAAATCTATTTCCTACTATAGATAATAAAGCCTTATACATAGCCTGTGTCAATGCACTCAAAGCTATACAAACTTCATAACCTTCACCAGATCTTTTAATGCCAGCATGTCCTTCAACTGTTATGCTTTGTATAATCGATTCTATATCATATACTACATTAACAAATGAAGACATTAAACAGCTATATCTTCAATAGTTATTTTATGGTATTTATGTCTATGTCCTGTTTTTCTTCTATAGTCTTTTCTTCTTTTATGTTTACCGATAACTACTTTATCACCTTTCATCATTTCTACTATTTTAGAACTTACTTTAACGCCATCAACATAAGGTGTACCTACTAAAACACTTTCATCATCTTTTTTAAGAAGAAGAGTTTTAATTTCAGGAGCTTCTTTAGCATCATCGCCTAGATATTCTACTAAAATATCCTGACCTTTTTCCACCTTGTATTGCTTACCTTTTACTTCTACGATTGCATACATTATTGCTTATCTCCAATTTATATATATTTTTATTTTATACAATACTATGAGTACATTATAATACTATATTAAAGTAATTTTGTCAAGCATAAAAATAAAAAACTATCATTAACTAAAAAATAAATTACTGCTTTAAATAAATAGATTTTTTTATAAAAATATTGTAATATATAGATCAATGAGTAAAAAAATTTTAGAAAAGATTAAAGAACTGCATAATCAAAGCAAGCATCAAAAAATAATAGAGCTTATATATTCTATAGATGAAGAAGAAAGAGATTATGAAATAATTTTATTCTTCGCTAGAGCTTTAAATAATGTGCAGAATTATGATGAAGCATTAGATAATCTTATGTATATAAGAGAAGAAGGATTATTTGATCCTTTATGGTATTACAGAACAGGATATGCTTATTATCATAAAAATGAAAAAAATACCGCTAAACAATATTTTAGTAAGGCTATAGAATTATTTGAAAATTATGACAAAAAAAATATAGAAAATTTTGAAGAAATATCAAATAATATAAAAAATTTATATTCATTATGCTTTGAAAATGAAGATAAAGAACTTAGTTTTGTAAAAAGAGTAAAATTATTTTGGAAATGGTTTGAAGATAATGAAAAAGAAATAGATGATATAATCAAATATAAAAATAAAGATATAATTCATTTTCTCTCTCATGGCGTAAAAATAATATCTGATAATTTAGCTTTCAATATAGGAAGGAATTATAATTTTACTTTCAATATAGATGGTAAAAATTATTTGTTTTATCTTACACCAAGAATAATATCTGATATGCCTGAAAAATTAAAGGAAAAATGGACTTTTATGCCTTATATTCCTAGTTCTAATGGCGTAAACTTCACTATTGAAATACATAATAAAAGAATAGAA
It contains:
- a CDS encoding ankyrin repeat domain-containing protein yields the protein MSNKLKIIINIFAVIIIVASVNIIISSFSMMIFYNKSNLFYIIDIIALLFIINSVVLLYKKNYKAFIIGFVLILSFSFVFTACNYVIYAWKSEKAKIVKKDKEVHNSLDRALAKERFFKAAEKGDIERIKKLMDYVDINTKDAYGINALMHALIFNNLESVEFLLENGADVNSIDYEYQTPLMYAVQKNNAEIVKLLIYKGADINFKDARNRTALDIAKSKGYDDIAEILENAKKYIKK
- the rpmA gene encoding 50S ribosomal protein L27, with protein sequence MAHKKGGGSSKNGRDSQSKRLGVKVYGGQKVISGNIIVRQRGTQFHAGRNVDIGRDHTIFATASGYVKFHTNKFGKKTISVVTE
- a CDS encoding ribosomal-processing cysteine protease Prp — encoded protein: MSSFVNVVYDIESIIQSITVEGHAGIKRSGEGYEVCIALSALTQAMYKALLSIVGNRFLKYKINDGFLSLEVVNFYKLENDKKIEYKIVSNGYLIGIKSLIKEYPDFIKYKEEYKNGT
- the rplU gene encoding 50S ribosomal protein L21 — encoded protein: MYAIVEVKGKQYKVEKGQDILVEYLGDDAKEAPEIKTLLLKKDDESVLVGTPYVDGVKVSSKIVEMMKGDKVVIGKHKRRKDYRRKTGHRHKYHKITIEDIAV